In Halobacterium sp. R2-5, the following are encoded in one genomic region:
- a CDS encoding acyl-CoA dehydrogenase family protein, whose product MDFGLTDEQQAIQEEVRRFADNEIRPVASEYDEEEKYPYEVMDEAAKAGLLGPTIPLDYGGAGYSALESALIVEELFAADPGIGLCVASAGFGAESIIEFGTEDQKERWLPDIASGDAIMGSAISEPDTGSDVSSVSTRAERDGDEFVINGNKMWITNGSVGDFYVVLCQTDPDASGRYNGFSQIVVESDRDGFQADKITGKLGIRASDTAELIFDDVRVPEENLVGTEGGGFLQLMQFFDETRTMVAAQGVGIAKGAAERALDYAQEREQFGRPISDFQAIEHKLAEMHTQTEAARTLTRKSAWSVENRDDQLTALASMAKEFASRVAVEVADEAVQIHGGAGYVNDFDVERFYRDAKITQIYEGTTEIQKNIIARELLE is encoded by the coding sequence ATGGACTTCGGACTGACCGACGAGCAGCAGGCGATCCAGGAGGAGGTCCGCCGGTTCGCGGACAACGAGATCCGGCCGGTGGCCTCCGAGTACGACGAGGAAGAGAAGTACCCCTACGAGGTCATGGACGAGGCGGCGAAGGCCGGCCTGCTCGGCCCCACGATCCCCCTCGACTACGGCGGCGCGGGCTACTCCGCGCTCGAATCCGCGCTCATCGTCGAGGAGCTGTTCGCCGCCGACCCCGGCATCGGGCTCTGCGTCGCGAGCGCGGGCTTCGGCGCCGAATCCATCATCGAGTTCGGCACGGAGGACCAGAAGGAGCGCTGGCTGCCCGACATCGCGTCCGGCGACGCCATCATGGGGTCGGCCATCAGCGAACCCGACACCGGGTCCGACGTCTCCAGCGTCTCCACGCGCGCCGAGCGCGACGGCGACGAGTTCGTCATCAACGGCAACAAGATGTGGATCACGAACGGCAGCGTCGGCGACTTCTACGTCGTGCTCTGCCAGACCGACCCCGACGCCAGCGGCCGCTACAACGGCTTCAGCCAGATCGTCGTCGAGTCCGACCGCGACGGCTTCCAGGCCGACAAGATCACGGGTAAGCTCGGGATCCGCGCCTCGGACACGGCGGAGCTCATCTTCGACGACGTGCGCGTCCCCGAGGAGAACCTCGTCGGCACGGAGGGCGGCGGCTTCCTCCAGCTGATGCAGTTCTTCGACGAGACGCGCACGATGGTCGCCGCGCAGGGCGTCGGCATCGCGAAGGGCGCCGCCGAGCGCGCCCTCGACTACGCCCAGGAGCGCGAGCAGTTCGGCCGCCCAATCAGCGACTTCCAGGCCATCGAGCACAAGCTCGCGGAGATGCACACGCAGACGGAGGCCGCGCGCACGCTCACGCGGAAGTCCGCGTGGAGCGTCGAGAACCGCGACGACCAGCTCACCGCGCTCGCGTCGATGGCCAAGGAGTTCGCCTCCCGGGTGGCCGTCGAGGTCGCCGACGAGGCGGTCCAGATCCACGGCGGCGCCGGCTACGTCAACGACTTCGACGTCGAGCGCTTCTACCGCGACGCCAAGATCACCCAGATCTACGAGGGCACCACCGAAATCCAGAAGAACATCATCGCGCGCGAACTCCTCGAATAG
- a CDS encoding pyridoxal-phosphate dependent enzyme, with product MVDADLGEVGRTPLVELDAGVAPTVYGKAEWFNFASLGHGGGSVKTRIGAAMLAAAAARGDLDGDRTILEASSGNTGAAVARVGAAMGHDVEIVVPDDAGRGKVEAIRDADAELRFVDATEGYDAFVTRCRELAAERPGEYVYPNQYENRANPAVHAGTTGPEIWAQTDGEVTRFVAGAGTGGTLVGVSRALRPRGVRVHGYEPPATDHDVAGLKHMHDPGAFVPETFEADALDAREYVDTETAYEYVRRLRRRHADREIRVRDSGQWSHEFVRSELRVGGEFLVGPSAGGAVALVDRLASRGAIDAGDVVVVPLPDRGDRYPEREPYADYVE from the coding sequence ATGGTCGACGCGGACCTCGGCGAGGTCGGACGGACGCCGCTGGTGGAACTCGACGCGGGCGTGGCGCCGACCGTGTACGGGAAGGCCGAGTGGTTCAACTTCGCGTCGCTCGGGCACGGCGGCGGGTCGGTGAAGACTCGCATCGGGGCGGCGATGCTGGCGGCCGCGGCGGCGCGCGGCGACCTCGACGGCGACCGTACGATACTGGAGGCTTCGAGCGGGAACACGGGCGCTGCTGTCGCGCGCGTCGGCGCGGCGATGGGCCACGACGTGGAAATCGTCGTACCCGACGACGCGGGCCGCGGGAAGGTAGAGGCCATCCGGGACGCGGACGCGGAGTTGCGGTTCGTGGACGCCACCGAGGGATACGACGCGTTCGTGACGCGTTGCCGGGAGCTCGCCGCCGAGCGCCCCGGCGAGTACGTCTACCCGAACCAGTACGAGAACCGCGCGAATCCCGCGGTCCACGCGGGCACGACGGGCCCGGAAATCTGGGCGCAGACGGACGGCGAGGTGACGCGGTTCGTCGCGGGCGCGGGCACCGGCGGCACGCTCGTCGGTGTGAGCCGCGCGCTCCGGCCGCGGGGCGTTCGCGTCCACGGCTACGAGCCGCCCGCTACTGACCACGACGTCGCCGGCCTGAAGCACATGCACGACCCGGGCGCGTTCGTCCCGGAGACCTTCGAGGCGGACGCGCTGGACGCCCGCGAGTACGTCGACACCGAGACCGCCTACGAGTACGTCCGCCGGTTGCGGCGCCGTCACGCCGACCGCGAGATACGCGTTCGGGACTCCGGGCAGTGGTCCCACGAGTTCGTCCGGTCGGAGCTTCGGGTCGGCGGCGAGTTCCTCGTCGGCCCCTCGGCGGGCGGCGCGGTCGCGCTGGTCGACCGGCTGGCGTCCCGCGGCGCGATCGACGCCGGCGACGTGGTCGTCGTGCCGCTGCCGGACCGCGGCGACCGCTACCCGGAGCGGGAGCCGTACGCCGATTACGTCGAGTAG
- the sod gene encoding superoxide dismutase has translation MTDYELPPLPYDYDALEPHVSEQVLTWHHDTHHQGYVNGWNSAEETLAENREEGDFSSSAGAIGNVTHNGSGHILHDLFWQSMSPEGGDEPEGDLRERIEEDFGSYEAWEGEFRAAASAAGGWALLVYDSHSEQLRNVVVDKHDQGALWGSHPILALDVWEHSYYYDYGPDRGDFVDNFFEVVDWEEPSARYADLVEKFE, from the coding sequence ATGACTGACTACGAACTCCCACCGCTGCCGTACGACTACGACGCTCTCGAACCGCACGTCTCCGAGCAGGTGCTGACGTGGCACCACGACACCCACCACCAGGGCTACGTCAACGGCTGGAACAGCGCCGAAGAGACGCTCGCCGAGAACCGCGAGGAGGGCGACTTCTCCTCCTCGGCCGGCGCCATCGGCAACGTCACGCACAACGGCTCCGGACACATCCTCCACGACCTCTTCTGGCAGTCGATGAGCCCCGAGGGCGGCGACGAGCCCGAGGGCGACCTCCGGGAGCGCATCGAGGAGGACTTCGGCTCCTACGAAGCGTGGGAGGGTGAGTTCCGCGCGGCCGCCTCCGCCGCCGGGGGCTGGGCGCTGCTCGTCTACGACAGCCACTCCGAACAGCTCCGCAACGTCGTCGTCGACAAGCACGACCAGGGCGCCCTCTGGGGCTCCCACCCGATTCTGGCCCTCGACGTCTGGGAGCACTCCTACTACTACGACTACGGCCCCGACCGCGGCGACTTCGTCGACAACTTCTTCGAGGTCGTCGACTGGGAGGAGCCGTCCGCGCGCTACGCGGACCTCGTCGAGAAGTTCGAGTAA
- a CDS encoding halocyanin domain-containing protein, with protein MNPDNTPTVTRRSVLKTTAAAGAAAATGAAFTSPALAQDGDLSGWFDNVSNFDGVADHTGEDSVTVEVGVEANNGPYGFGPAAIRVDPGTEVTWEWVEGNHNVAAEDGSYESELTGESGFTFTQTFDEEGVSRYACTPHRSMGMKGAVVVGDVDVGLESGGSSEGSGSDGGAEEVDFDGWFDNVDNFDGVADHTGESSVTVEVGSEANGGPYGFTPPAIRVDPGTEVTFEWVAGTHNVVAEDGSYESELTDESGFTFTQTYEEEGVSKYYCNPHRTMGMKGAVVVGSGGGGGGGSQSGGGSGLSNSDIGVLAFAGALVGGLLSPFVLRAKNSSGSPSNRR; from the coding sequence ATGAACCCAGACAACACTCCCACGGTAACGAGGCGCAGCGTGCTGAAGACGACCGCGGCAGCGGGCGCGGCGGCGGCCACGGGCGCCGCGTTCACCAGTCCGGCCCTCGCGCAAGACGGCGATCTCAGCGGCTGGTTCGACAACGTCAGCAACTTCGACGGCGTCGCCGACCACACCGGCGAGGACTCCGTGACCGTCGAGGTCGGCGTCGAGGCGAACAACGGCCCGTACGGCTTCGGGCCCGCAGCGATCCGCGTCGACCCCGGGACCGAGGTGACGTGGGAGTGGGTCGAGGGCAACCACAACGTCGCCGCCGAGGACGGCAGCTACGAGAGCGAGCTCACCGGGGAGAGCGGCTTCACGTTCACGCAGACGTTCGACGAGGAGGGCGTCAGCCGGTACGCGTGTACGCCCCACCGCTCGATGGGGATGAAAGGCGCCGTCGTCGTCGGCGACGTCGACGTCGGCCTCGAATCCGGCGGCTCCTCGGAGGGCTCCGGCTCCGACGGCGGCGCCGAGGAAGTCGACTTCGACGGCTGGTTCGACAACGTCGACAACTTCGACGGCGTCGCCGACCACACGGGTGAATCCTCCGTCACGGTCGAAGTCGGGTCGGAGGCGAACGGCGGCCCGTACGGCTTCACGCCGCCGGCCATCCGCGTCGACCCCGGTACGGAGGTCACCTTCGAGTGGGTGGCAGGCACCCACAACGTCGTCGCCGAGGACGGCAGCTACGAGAGCGAACTCACCGACGAGTCCGGGTTCACGTTCACGCAGACCTACGAGGAGGAAGGCGTCTCGAAGTACTACTGCAACCCCCACCGGACGATGGGGATGAAAGGCGCCGTCGTCGTCGGCAGCGGCGGGGGCGGAGGCGGCGGTAGCCAGAGCGGCGGCGGCAGCGGCCTCTCGAACTCCGACATCGGCGTGCTCGCGTTCGCGGGCGCGCTCGTCGGCGGCCTGCTGTCCCCGTTCGTGCTGCGCGCGAAGAACTCCTCGGGGTCGCCGTCGAACCGGCGGTAA
- a CDS encoding multicopper oxidase domain-containing protein, with protein MSDRIGAPGAGISRREFIAATSGTGVAALAGCTAPAEQGSTVTNTTANQQASQSDLPKTSPPEIVDATEQGNQVTLKSVPAVHDVHPVDTMGGPVEFPRVWAFATEDGDPSVPGPIVRTQEGEDIEVTLDNTDGKRPHTLHFHGTQKAWMDDGVPTTTGIRVDAGEKHTYTIPANVPGTHVYHCHYQTHRHIDMGMYGIFRVDPEGYEPADKEYFMTVKDWDSRLNRKMAGEDVSYSPRTRSPDVFTVNGKAAPRTLHPEDGSPIIVDQGDTVRIHFVNGGYMNHPLHIHNHRFRRIAKDGGQIPEAAQHEMDITNIAPAERHTIEFEADAEPGIYLMHCHKVNHVMNGSYYPGGMLTGIVYREAMDTDIFAQLMEYAGYEG; from the coding sequence ATGAGTGACCGTATTGGCGCCCCCGGCGCCGGCATCTCGCGGCGCGAATTTATCGCAGCGACTAGCGGCACCGGTGTCGCCGCCCTCGCAGGCTGTACCGCACCCGCGGAGCAGGGTTCCACCGTGACGAACACCACCGCCAACCAGCAGGCGTCCCAGTCGGACCTCCCGAAGACCAGCCCGCCGGAGATCGTCGACGCCACCGAGCAGGGCAACCAGGTGACCCTGAAGAGCGTCCCCGCCGTCCACGACGTCCACCCCGTCGACACCATGGGCGGCCCCGTCGAGTTCCCCCGCGTGTGGGCGTTCGCGACCGAGGACGGCGACCCGAGCGTCCCCGGCCCCATCGTCCGCACGCAGGAGGGCGAGGACATCGAGGTCACCCTCGACAACACCGACGGCAAGCGCCCGCACACGCTGCACTTCCACGGCACGCAGAAGGCGTGGATGGACGACGGCGTCCCGACGACGACCGGCATCCGCGTCGACGCCGGGGAGAAACACACGTACACGATTCCCGCGAACGTGCCGGGCACCCACGTCTACCACTGTCACTACCAGACCCACCGGCACATCGACATGGGGATGTACGGCATCTTCCGCGTCGACCCCGAAGGGTACGAGCCCGCGGACAAGGAGTACTTCATGACCGTCAAGGACTGGGACTCCCGGCTCAACCGGAAGATGGCCGGCGAAGACGTCTCGTACAGTCCGCGCACGCGCAGCCCCGACGTGTTCACGGTCAACGGGAAGGCGGCGCCGCGCACCCTCCACCCCGAGGACGGCTCGCCCATCATCGTCGACCAGGGCGACACCGTCCGCATCCACTTCGTCAACGGCGGCTACATGAACCACCCGCTGCACATCCACAACCACCGCTTCCGGCGCATCGCGAAGGACGGCGGGCAGATTCCCGAGGCCGCCCAGCACGAGATGGACATCACGAACATCGCGCCCGCGGAGCGCCACACCATCGAGTTCGAGGCGGACGCCGAGCCCGGAATCTACCTCATGCACTGCCACAAGGTCAACCACGTGATGAACGGCTCGTACTACCCCGGCGGGATGCTCACCGGCATCGTCTACCGGGAGGCGATGGACACGGACATCTTCGCCCAACTGATGGAGTACGCGGGCTACGAAGGCTAA
- a CDS encoding helix-turn-helix domain-containing protein: MQTNEHADQTEADARLRGPFEAVDEPDPAAVLDALTDPLCRRVLGCAREPVSASEVADAADLSLSSTYRKLHALSDAGLLETQTELRDDGYHTTRYRATLEEATIRLGEEDGIDVAVERREADEQRQSSAAPSRLGSGPS; encoded by the coding sequence ATGCAGACGAACGAGCACGCCGACCAGACCGAGGCCGACGCGCGGCTCCGCGGCCCGTTCGAGGCCGTCGACGAACCCGACCCCGCGGCCGTCCTCGACGCGCTCACCGACCCGCTGTGCCGGCGCGTGCTGGGCTGCGCCCGCGAGCCGGTGAGCGCCAGCGAGGTCGCCGACGCCGCGGACCTCTCGCTGTCCTCGACGTACCGCAAGCTCCACGCGCTCTCCGACGCCGGCCTCCTCGAGACGCAGACGGAGCTCCGGGACGACGGCTACCACACCACCCGCTACCGGGCGACCCTCGAAGAAGCGACGATCCGACTCGGCGAGGAGGACGGCATCGACGTCGCGGTCGAACGCCGCGAAGCGGACGAGCAGCGTCAGTCGTCGGCGGCGCCGAGCCGGCTCGGCAGCGGCCCGTCGTAG
- a CDS encoding TIGR04053 family radical SAM/SPASM domain-containing protein encodes MTPVNTDERPFVLIWEVTQACELACEHCRADATPDRHPDELTTAEGKALLEDVRRFGDGQLVVLSGGDPLAREDTVEFVEYGTDIGLRMTVTPSGTRSLSTEAVRALADAGVKQLAVSIDGATPESHDSFRGETGSFEETVRAARDAREAGVPLQVNTTVCSQTVDDLPAIRDLVRELGAVLWSVFFLVPVGRGRVLDPISPERAEDVMEFLDDVSREEEFGVKTTEAPHFRRVRAQQAQARGGSGPQRRGGITAGDGFAFVSHTGDVYPSGFLPESAGNVREESVVDVYRNSDLFESLREKDELQGKCGACSFRHVCGGSRSRAYAVTGDPLGSDPLCPHVPENYDGPLPSRLGAADD; translated from the coding sequence ATGACGCCAGTAAACACCGACGAGCGCCCGTTCGTGCTCATCTGGGAAGTGACGCAGGCGTGCGAGCTCGCGTGCGAGCACTGTCGGGCCGACGCGACGCCGGACCGCCACCCGGACGAACTCACCACCGCCGAGGGGAAGGCGCTGCTGGAGGACGTCCGCCGCTTCGGCGACGGACAGCTCGTCGTGCTGTCCGGGGGCGACCCGCTCGCACGGGAGGACACCGTCGAGTTCGTCGAGTACGGCACGGACATCGGCCTCCGCATGACGGTCACTCCGAGCGGGACGCGCTCGCTCTCGACGGAGGCCGTCCGGGCGCTCGCGGACGCTGGCGTGAAACAGCTCGCCGTCAGCATCGACGGCGCAACACCGGAATCACACGATTCGTTCCGTGGAGAAACTGGAAGCTTCGAGGAAACCGTCCGCGCCGCGCGAGATGCCCGCGAGGCGGGTGTGCCGCTGCAGGTCAACACGACGGTCTGTTCGCAGACCGTCGACGACCTGCCGGCCATCCGTGACCTCGTGCGGGAGCTCGGCGCGGTGCTGTGGAGCGTGTTCTTCCTCGTGCCGGTCGGCCGCGGCCGCGTCCTCGACCCCATCTCGCCCGAGCGCGCGGAGGACGTGATGGAGTTCCTCGACGACGTGTCCCGCGAGGAGGAGTTCGGCGTGAAGACCACCGAGGCGCCGCACTTCCGGCGCGTGCGCGCCCAGCAGGCCCAGGCCCGCGGCGGGAGCGGCCCGCAGCGCCGCGGCGGCATCACCGCTGGCGACGGGTTCGCGTTCGTCAGCCACACGGGCGACGTCTATCCGTCCGGGTTCCTGCCCGAATCGGCGGGGAACGTCCGCGAGGAGTCGGTCGTGGACGTCTACCGGAACAGCGACCTCTTCGAGTCGCTGCGCGAGAAGGACGAGCTACAGGGGAAGTGCGGCGCGTGCTCGTTCCGCCACGTCTGCGGCGGCAGCCGGTCGCGGGCGTACGCGGTCACCGGCGACCCGCTGGGTAGCGACCCGCTCTGTCCGCACGTCCCGGAGAACTACGACGGGCCGCTGCCGAGCCGGCTCGGCGCCGCCGACGACTGA
- a CDS encoding Htur_1727 family rSAM-partnered candidate RiPP yields MDSEDRTRVLDAPRSATGREWEVFVREDADGPLKHVGSVTAGDADAAHDRASDLFDWTARDVWVCPADETRRFTAHTLGGESA; encoded by the coding sequence ATGGACTCCGAGGACAGAACGCGCGTGCTGGACGCGCCGCGGTCGGCGACCGGCCGCGAGTGGGAGGTGTTCGTGCGCGAGGACGCCGACGGCCCCCTGAAGCACGTCGGCAGCGTCACCGCGGGGGACGCCGACGCGGCCCACGACCGCGCGAGCGACCTGTTCGACTGGACGGCGCGGGACGTCTGGGTCTGCCCCGCCGATGAGACGCGCCGCTTCACCGCGCACACGCTGGGAGGTGAGTCGGCGTGA
- a CDS encoding TIGR04347 family pseudo-SAM/SPASM protein, protein MISVSKLLCGLDAESDGLRYDAADDSSREQITEEKQQRPVVVWNLTKQCNLYCSHCYAAADTETAPGELSTAEGKDLLDDLADFGIPVVLFSGGEPMVRDDLEELVAYASDRGIRPVLSTNGTLMTEERAGALRDAGLKYAGVSVDGLPERNDEFRGEEGAFDAAVRGIENSLDAGLKTGLRYTITEANAPDLPEVVDLLHDVGLDRFCFYHLDYGGRGADISNLDLSLADTREAVRTVCDLTREYHEQGEEIETLLVGNYADAGFLVEYAREELGDAQADRIHRHLEANGGDPTGERIADVDYQGNVHLTQFWQGYSLGNVRDRPFSELWSDENNPLLSGLRDRGDRLTGKCAGCQYQSICRGGSRLRALSAGGPFDPDPKCYLTEAERGVPDAAGGSGDAHAD, encoded by the coding sequence GTGATCTCCGTCAGCAAGCTGCTCTGTGGGCTAGACGCCGAGAGCGACGGCCTGCGGTACGACGCCGCCGACGACTCCAGCCGCGAGCAGATCACCGAGGAGAAACAGCAGCGCCCGGTGGTCGTCTGGAACCTCACGAAGCAGTGCAACCTCTACTGCTCGCACTGCTACGCGGCCGCCGACACCGAGACCGCGCCCGGCGAACTCTCCACCGCGGAGGGCAAGGACCTGCTCGACGACCTCGCCGACTTCGGCATCCCGGTCGTCCTCTTCTCGGGCGGGGAGCCGATGGTCCGCGACGACCTCGAGGAGCTCGTCGCGTACGCCAGCGACCGCGGCATCCGGCCCGTGCTCTCGACGAACGGCACGCTGATGACCGAGGAGCGCGCCGGAGCCCTGCGCGACGCCGGCCTGAAGTACGCGGGCGTCTCCGTGGACGGCCTCCCGGAGCGCAACGACGAGTTCCGCGGCGAGGAGGGCGCCTTCGACGCGGCCGTCCGCGGCATCGAGAACAGCCTCGACGCCGGCCTCAAGACCGGCCTTCGGTACACTATCACGGAAGCGAACGCGCCCGACCTGCCGGAGGTCGTCGACCTCCTGCACGACGTGGGCCTGGACCGCTTCTGCTTCTACCACCTCGACTACGGCGGCCGCGGCGCCGACATCTCGAACCTCGACCTCTCGCTCGCGGACACCCGCGAGGCCGTCCGCACCGTCTGTGACCTCACCCGCGAGTACCACGAGCAGGGCGAGGAGATCGAGACGCTGCTCGTCGGCAACTACGCCGACGCGGGCTTCCTCGTGGAGTACGCCCGAGAGGAACTCGGCGACGCGCAGGCCGACCGCATCCACCGCCACCTCGAAGCGAACGGCGGCGACCCGACCGGCGAGCGCATCGCGGACGTCGACTACCAGGGGAACGTCCACCTCACGCAGTTCTGGCAGGGGTACTCCCTGGGGAACGTCCGCGACCGCCCGTTCAGCGAGCTCTGGAGCGACGAGAACAACCCGCTCCTCTCCGGTCTCCGCGACCGCGGCGACCGTCTCACCGGGAAGTGCGCGGGCTGCCAGTACCAGTCCATCTGCCGCGGCGGCTCGCGGCTGCGTGCGCTCAGCGCGGGCGGCCCGTTCGACCCGGACCCGAAGTGCTACCTCACGGAAGCGGAACGCGGCGTCCCGGACGCGGCCGGCGGCTCCGGGGACGCGCACGCGGACTGA
- a CDS encoding DUF2249 domain-containing protein, with product MATTADTDARLDAREIDGEPFSDIVAALEGLGDGETLLLVNSFEPEPLYNVLEDRGFAYETEQATADEWRVYITPE from the coding sequence ATGGCGACGACTGCCGACACCGACGCCCGCCTCGACGCGCGGGAAATCGACGGGGAACCGTTCAGCGACATCGTCGCAGCACTGGAGGGGCTCGGCGACGGCGAGACGCTCCTGCTCGTCAACAGCTTCGAGCCGGAGCCGCTGTACAACGTCCTCGAAGACCGCGGGTTCGCCTACGAGACCGAGCAGGCCACCGCCGACGAGTGGCGCGTCTACATCACGCCCGAATAA
- the nirK gene encoding copper-containing nitrite reductase, whose product MFDTTRRRVLQGLGIGGTAAVAGCTAPSGESPATEQPQQNAAAQTTQPDVDRVAADPADVPDPVDWSEPQHHDVELDVTEVTAEIEPGVTFNYMTFDGRIPGPMIRVRRGDTISFSLNSPDGNSMPHNIDFHAVYGTGGGAEATTIGPGESADVDFTAMYPGAYIYHCAVPNMDYHISSGMFGMILVEPEDGLPEVDREFYLGQHELYTDKDVGEEGHHQFDMAAMADEDPTYVLFNGEKYPFTPDRYGRMQAETGETIRVYLVDGGPNVSSNFHPIGNVWTQAHRDGALGTPEEYVQTMKVPPGSCMIGTMDTPVPETIKLVDHALSRVARKGLLAEIEVGGEPDEEIFDPDPSE is encoded by the coding sequence CGCGGGCTGCACCGCTCCGAGCGGTGAGAGCCCCGCCACCGAACAGCCCCAGCAGAACGCCGCGGCTCAGACGACTCAGCCCGACGTCGACCGCGTCGCGGCCGACCCCGCGGACGTCCCGGACCCGGTCGACTGGTCGGAGCCGCAGCACCACGACGTCGAGCTCGACGTGACGGAGGTCACCGCGGAGATCGAGCCCGGGGTCACGTTCAACTACATGACCTTCGACGGGCGGATTCCCGGCCCGATGATCCGGGTCCGCCGCGGCGACACCATCTCGTTCTCGCTCAACAGCCCGGACGGCAACTCGATGCCGCACAACATCGACTTCCACGCCGTCTACGGCACCGGCGGCGGCGCGGAAGCGACCACTATCGGGCCCGGGGAGTCCGCCGACGTGGACTTCACCGCGATGTACCCCGGCGCGTACATCTACCACTGCGCCGTCCCGAACATGGACTACCACATCTCCAGCGGGATGTTCGGGATGATCCTCGTCGAGCCCGAGGACGGCCTGCCCGAGGTCGACCGCGAGTTCTACCTCGGCCAGCACGAGCTCTACACCGACAAGGACGTCGGCGAGGAGGGCCACCACCAGTTCGACATGGCCGCGATGGCCGACGAGGACCCGACGTACGTCCTCTTCAACGGCGAGAAGTACCCGTTCACGCCGGACCGCTACGGCCGCATGCAGGCCGAGACCGGCGAGACGATCCGGGTGTACCTCGTGGACGGCGGCCCGAACGTCTCCTCGAACTTCCACCCCATCGGGAACGTCTGGACGCAGGCCCACCGCGACGGCGCGCTCGGGACGCCCGAGGAGTACGTCCAGACGATGAAGGTCCCGCCGGGAAGCTGCATGATCGGGACGATGGACACCCCTGTCCCGGAGACCATCAAGCTCGTCGACCACGCGCTCTCCCGGGTCGCCCGCAAGGGACTGCTCGCGGAGATCGAGGTCGGCGGCGAGCCCGACGAGGAGATCTTCGACCCCGACCCGAGCGAATAG